The DNA window GGGAGCGGATCCGGGTGCCCGAGGCCCTGTTGCTGGCCCTTTCCTTGGTCATGGCTTCGGTGCTCTTCCAGCTCAAATGGAACACCATCTCGCTCTTCGGCCAAACCACCTTGGCCGGCGGCTTGGTCGGGGCGGTGGTCGGCGAGCAGCTTCGCCGCTACCTGAGCGACGCCGGCTCCTACCTCTTGGTCATCTCGGTCGGGCTCTTGGCGCTGATCTGGGGAACCAAGATCTCCTTGGTCGAGCTTGGCCGCCTGGTGAAAAACTTCTTCGTCGGGATCTTCGCCAAGATCGGCTCGGTCTTCACGATCTATCGGGCCCGCTTGGAGAAGTTCTTCGAGAAGCGCCGCTTGGAAAAAGAGCGGGCCGAGAAGGAAGCCCAGGCTCAAGCCCGGACCGCGCTGCCCGCCGCCAAACCCAAGATCAACATCCAGCGCCGCGAGGTCGAGGCCAAGCCAGCCGCGCCGGCTCCGGCCGCCGCCAAGAATCCCGAATTGCCGCCCCCGCCGCCGGTGGCCGCCGGGGCTCCCGCCGCCGGCGGCGGCGCCGAGCCCAAGATCTTCCAGCGGACCGCGGTCAAGAACGAGGTGAAGAAGGAAGACCAGCTCCCGATTCAAAAGCTCTCCGGCGATTTCGAGCTGCCGCCGATCGGCCTGCTCGATCCGGTGCCGGCCAGCGCCGCCGAGCAAACCGTCGACGAGGAGAGCCTCAAGGCCTCCTCGATGCTGCTGGAGAGCAAGCTCCGCGATTACGGCGTCGAGGGAAGGGTCACCGAAATCCATCCGGGGCCGGTGGTCACGATGTACGAGTTCGAGCCGGCGGCCGGCGTCAAGGTCAACAAGGTCACCAACTTGGTCGACGACCTCTCGCTTTCGATGGGCGGCCGGCCGGTCCGCATCGTGGCGCCCTTGCCGGGCAAGCCGGCCATCGGCATCGAAATCCCGAACCACGAGCGCGAGACCGTCTATTACAAAGAGATCGTCGCCGATGCCCGCTTCCAGAAGGCCGAGTCCAAGCTGACCCTGGCCCTGGGCAAAAACATCGAAGGCATCCCGGTGGTCGCCGACTTAGGCAAGATGCCGCACTTATTGGTGGCCGGCGCCACCGGCGCCGGTAAATCGGTCGGCTTGAACTCCTTCATCCTGAGCTTGTTGCTGCGCAACACGCCCGAGGACGTCCGCTTCATCTTCATCGATCCGAAGATGCTGGAGCTGTCGATCTATTCCAATATCCCGCATCTTTTGTTGCCGGTCGTCACTCAACCCAAGAAAGCGGCGATGTCCTTGCGTTGGGCGGTCTCCGAGATGGAGCGGCGTTACCGGCTGCTCTCCGACGGCCAAGTCCGAAACATCGCCGGCTACAACAAGAAGTTCGAGAAAGGCGGCTTCAAGGACCATCAGCCCCAGCCGACCGCCGAGGGCGAGATGCCGATCACCCACGACGCCAAGCTGCCCTACATCGTCATCATCATCGACGAATTAGCCGACCTGATGATGGTCGCCGGCCGCGAGGTCGAGGAGTACATCACCCGCCTGGCCCAGATGGCCCGGGCCGCCGGCATTCACATGATCCTGGCGACCCAGCGGCCCTCGGTCGACGTCATCACCGGCATCATCAAGGCCAACTTTCCCTCGCGGATCGCCTTCAAGGTGACGAGCAAGCACGATTCCCGGACCATCCTCGACTCGATCGGCGCCGAACATCTCTTGGGCAACGGCGACATGCTCTTCATCCCGCCGGGCCTCTCCAAGCAGATGCGGGTCCACGGCGCCTATGTCAGCGATCAAGAGGTGCTGCGCATCGTCGATCACCTCAAGGCCCAAGGGCGCCCGGTCTACAACGAAGAGATCATGAACATGAAGGATCCCACCGAGGCCG is part of the bacterium genome and encodes:
- a CDS encoding DNA translocase FtsK 4TM domain-containing protein; the protein is MPRKNSEKPEAPESRGYLHEIMGIVSLTFGIFVILCLYSYSPRDPSLNSAAGGRDIQNYGGLVGSYLADLLISGFGLGSFLIASFLLLAAYLCFTKKRERIRVPEALLLALSLVMASVLFQLKWNTISLFGQTTLAGGLVGAVVGEQLRRYLSDAGSYLLVISVGLLALIWGTKISLVELGRLVKNFFVGIFAKIGSVFTIYRARLEKFFEKRRLEKERAEKEAQAQARTALPAAKPKINIQRREVEAKPAAPAPAAAKNPELPPPPPVAAGAPAAGGGAEPKIFQRTAVKNEVKKEDQLPIQKLSGDFELPPIGLLDPVPASAAEQTVDEESLKASSMLLESKLRDYGVEGRVTEIHPGPVVTMYEFEPAAGVKVNKVTNLVDDLSLSMGGRPVRIVAPLPGKPAIGIEIPNHERETVYYKEIVADARFQKAESKLTLALGKNIEGIPVVADLGKMPHLLVAGATGAGKSVGLNSFILSLLLRNTPEDVRFIFIDPKMLELSIYSNIPHLLLPVVTQPKKAAMSLRWAVSEMERRYRLLSDGQVRNIAGYNKKFEKGGFKDHQPQPTAEGEMPITHDAKLPYIVIIIDELADLMMVAGREVEEYITRLAQMARAAGIHMILATQRPSVDVITGIIKANFPSRIAFKVTSKHDSRTILDSIGAEHLLGNGDMLFIPPGLSKQMRVHGAYVSDQEVLRIVDHLKAQGRPVYNEEIMNMKDPTEAGPGGMEEESDELYDQAVSVVTETGQASISMVQRRLRIGYNRAARMIERMEAEGIVSAPMGAKGREVLARGYGTEG